In Candidatus Latescibacterota bacterium, the genomic stretch CACAGCCCTGAAATCCTTTTTCATGTATTTTCCGATTTTCAAAGTGCCCTCCAGACGGAACGGCTCCACCTCTACAGAAATTTTTCCTCGGCTTTTGATATCAATTCCATGAATTCCTTTTCACTTCTGCATTCGAGCAGAGAGTTCCGGACTTCCTCATGTTTTATCAGGCGGGATATCCCGGCAAGCGCTTTGATATGGGGACCCGATACATCGCGTGGCGATACAAGGATGAAAAAGAGGTTGGCGTCTTCTCCGTCGATCGACTCAAAATCGATTCCCTTACGTGACAGCCCAAAAGCGGTAAACAACTTTCCGACTGCCGGTGTCTTGGCATGAGGTACGGCGAGTCCCACTCCGATGCCGGTACTCTGCTTCTTTTCTCTCTCCCTGATCGCGTCGAGGATCGTATCCTTTTCCTTGAGCTTGTACGCGTCGCAGAGAAGGTCGACCATCTCGGCAAGGGCCTCCTGTTTGTCGGCGGCCTTCATATCGAGCAGGACAGCCGATTTTCTGATTTGTTTTGATATCCTCATGTGTCAGCACCATCCTTTTCATCGAGGACGGTAAGTTAAGGTATTTACAACTCTGTGTCAACACTCTACCAGATGCGTATCCCAGCAGTGAGGTAATAGTACATCCCACTGAAATCCATGACCACATCCTCATCACTATTGCTGAAGATCGCCGGATCGCCGAATTTGTCTTCGAAACCGTCGACTTTGAGGTGCCGGTATCCGAGCATGAACCCGATTTCTACCGGACGAAGGAAACTTGCGTTCACCTCTGCGAATATATCCCAGCCATACGAATTTTTCTTGTACTCATCGAGCCTGCTATCCTCCGTCAGTTCGTTTGTCTCGAACGTCGTCTTGGAGAATGAACCCCGGCCACCCATGTTGATGTCGAGCAGTTCGGGGAATCTGAAGATGTTTACAGCTCCTCCAAGCACCAGAACGTTAGCCGGCGATTTGTAGATCAGGTTGAAATCTCCGGCGTCCATAGTGGTATCCATCCAGTAATGCTCATATCCGATAATGGCCGCAAACTTGTCGAAGAACCAGACCCTGCCTTCGAGGTATACCTGGAAGCCATTATCCACCGATGTGAGATCGCCGTCATAAAACTGACGCAACTGTCCCATCTGGTCGTCGAGCTCGCCCATCGAGTAATAAGCTGATCCTATTCCGGCCTTGGCCGAGAAGCCTATCGGGGAAGAGTCGGCGAGGGCCTCTGCCGGAACCGCGAACGATATGGCAATGATCAGAAGTGTGAAAAATAATCTCATCCTTACTCT encodes the following:
- a CDS encoding PTS sugar transporter subunit IIA, producing MRISKQIRKSAVLLDMKAADKQEALAEMVDLLCDAYKLKEKDTILDAIREREKKQSTGIGVGLAVPHAKTPAVGKLFTAFGLSRKGIDFESIDGEDANLFFILVSPRDVSGPHIKALAGISRLIKHEEVRNSLLECRSEKEFMELISKAEEKFL